A window from Phaeocystidibacter marisrubri encodes these proteins:
- a CDS encoding nuclear transport factor 2 family protein: MNKLLTLCFFLLLTWPSMGQTEDEIISVVDSTLSLISGTPEDTYDWDAFRSLFTDDAELATIHLPPNAESPQLFRLTIGDFIERMGRVYESRTFIEKSIAHEVHMVKNIAQVWQTYVTYGENGEELSRGVNAYHLMKIDGNWKISSLMWEDL, from the coding sequence ATGAATAAGCTGCTTACACTCTGCTTTTTCCTCCTCCTCACTTGGCCAAGTATGGGTCAGACCGAGGATGAGATTATTTCTGTGGTCGATTCCACGTTATCGCTCATTTCCGGCACACCAGAAGACACTTATGATTGGGACGCCTTTCGATCTCTATTTACAGATGATGCTGAATTAGCGACTATACACCTTCCGCCTAATGCCGAATCCCCTCAACTCTTCCGGCTGACCATTGGCGACTTCATCGAACGCATGGGAAGAGTGTACGAATCGAGAACATTCATTGAGAAGTCCATTGCTCATGAAGTTCACATGGTTAAAAACATTGCTCAAGTTTGGCAAACGTACGTCACCTACGGGGAAAACGGAGAGGAATTATCGAGAGGCGTAAACGCCTACCACTTGATGAAAATCGATGGGAATTGGAAAATTTCAAGCTTGATGTGGGAAGACTTGTAA